The genomic segment GTACCTGGCGCCGATTCTCGATGCGATCAAGTTCAACTACTTGCCGTTCGGGCTGAACCTGTTCAGCACGGCCGAGACGCTGCCCAAGGAAGTCGCCTACTCCGAGCCCCGGTTGCAACCGCCGAACGGGTACAAGGACACCACCGTTCCTGGGGTCTGGGTGCCCGATACGCCTTTGTCGCACCGCAACACCCAGCCCGGATGGGTTGTCGCGCCCGGAATGCAGGGCGTCCAGGTGGGCCCGATCACGGGGGGCCTGTTGACCCCAGAATCGCTGGCCGAACTGATGGGCGGCCCTGACATCGCGCCCCCGGCGTCTGGGCTGCAGACACCGCCCGGACCGCCGAATGCCTACGACGAGAACCCAATAGCGCCTGTCATCGGGCAGAATCCACCGCAGGTGCCGATTCCGCCACCGCCACCGGCGCCGGGTGTGATCCCGGGACCGGTCGCACCGACGCCACCTGGACCACCACCGCCCGCGCAGGCGGCCGCGTCGACAGGACCTGGCTCGTGAGAGGCTCAACCACGTTGCGCGCGTGGAGTTCTCGCGGCCGCCACCGCGCGTGGCAGGGGCTGGCCCTGCTCGCGACCGCAGTGACGCTGACGTCGTGCTCGAAGTGGCACGGAATCGCGAACATCCCAATGCCCGGGGGCCCGGGGAGCGGGCCCGGCTCCTACACCATCTACGTCCAGATGCCCGACACGCTGGCGCTGAACGACAACAGCCGGGTCCGGGTGGCCGACGTCTTTGTCGGCACGGTGCGCGCGATCGAGCTGAAAAACTGGGTCGCCACGCTCACGCTGCGGCTGGACAAGAACGTCAAGTTGCCCAAGAACGCCACCGCCAAGATCGGGCAGACAAGCCTCCTGGGCTCCCAACATATTGAGCTGACCTCCCCGCCCAACCCGTCCGCAGAGCCGCTTAGGGACGGCGACACCATCCCGCTGATGAATTCGTTCGCCTACCCCACGACCGAGCAGACACTGGCCAGTCTGGCGTTGATCTTGCGCGGCGGGGGTATCCCGAACCTCGAAGTGCTGCAGAACGAGGTCTACAACATCCTCAACGGGCGGGCCGAGCAGATCCACTCCTTCCTGGGCAAGCTCGACACCTTCACTGCCCGACTCGACGAGCAACGCGAGGACATCACTCGAGCGATCGATTCCACCGATAGGTTGTTGGCGTACGTGAGCTCGCGCTCGGATGTCTTGGATCGGGTTCTCACCGAGTTCCCGCCGCTGCTAAAGCATTTCGCCGACAAGCAGAAGCTTTTGGTCGACGCGGTCGATGCGACAGGACGGCTCAGCGCAGTCGCCGACCAATATCTTTCCGGCTCGCGAAGCGACCTGCATTCCGACCTGCTGTCCCTGCAATGCCCGTTGCGTGAACTCGGCCGAGCCTCGCCGTATCTGATCCGCGCCCTCAAGCTGATCCTCGTCCGGCCGTTCGACGTCGACGCCGTGCCGAAGTCGTTCCGCGGCGACTACTTCAACCTTTCGCTGACGCTCGACCTGACCCTCAGCTCTGTCGACAACGCAATCCTCACCGGGACCGGTTTCTCCGGAGGGCTGCGCGCGCTCGAGCAGTCGTGGGGCCGTGACCCCGAAACGATGATCCCCGACGTCCGATACACGCCGAACCCCAACGATGCCCCGGGCGGTCCGCTCGTCGAAAGGGCGGATAGGCAATGTTGACGCGCTTCATCTGGCGCCAGCTGATCATCTTCACCATCCTCAGCGTGATCACGGCGATTGCCTTGGGGTGGTACTACTTGCAAATTCCCACCGCAGCCGGGATTGGTCGGTACACGCTGAAGGCGGACCTGCCCGCATCGGGCGGTCTGTACAAAACCGCCAACGTGACTTATCGCGGTGAAACGATCGGCACGGTGACCGCGGTCGAACCGACCGAGACGGGCGCGCGAGTGACCATGAGTATCGCCGACAGCTACAAGATCCCGACCGACGCGTCGGCCAACGTGCATTCGGTGTCCGCGGTCGGTGAGCAGTATCTGGATCTGGTGTCAGCAGGCAACCCGGGCACGTACTTCGCGCCGGGACAGACCGTTACCAAGGGCAGCGTGCCCACGGAGATCGGGCCGGCACTGGACGCGGCCAACCGCGGGCTCGCCGCCCTGCCCAAGGAGAAGATCGCCTCCCTGCTTGACGAAACAGCGCAAGCCGTAGGAGGTTTGGGCCCCGCGCTGCAACGCCTGGTCGATGCGACGCAGGCAATCGCCGGCGACTTCAAGACCAACATCGGCGACGTCGACGACGTGATCCGAAACTCCGGGCCGATCATCGACAGCCAGGTCGATTCCGGTGATTCAATCCAACGCTGGTCGCACAATTTGGACCTCCTGGCCGGCCAGAGCGCGGAAAACGACCAGCAGGTGCAAAGCATTTTGACCCACGCCGCGCCGACCGCCGATCAGATCGATGCGGTGTTCAACGACGTCCGGGAGTCGCTGCCGCAGACACTGGCGAATCTCGAGATCGTGTTGGACATGCTCAAGCGCTACCACAAAGGCGTCGAGCAACTGCTGGTGGCATATCCGCAGGGCGCAGCGGAAGGCCAGACGGTGACGACGCCTTTCCCGGGCTACGCTGCGCTGGGCACCTCGCTGACGATCAACCAACCCCCGCCGTGCCTGACCGGCTTCTTGCCGGCATCGCAGTGGCGGTCTCCGGCGGATACCAGCCTGGCGCCGATGCCGTCCGGGACGTATTGCAAGATCCCGCAGGACGCTGCGGCCAACGCCGTGCGCGGTGCGCGCAACCTCCCGTGTGTCGACGTCCCCGGCAAGCGCGCCGCCACCCCGCGGGAGTGCCGCGACCCCAAGCCCTACGTTCCGTCGGGCACCAACCCCTGGTACGGCGACCCGAACCAAATCCTGACCTGCCCGGCGCCCGCGGCGCGCTGCGACCAGCCGGTGAAACCCGGCCAGGTAATGCCCGCACCGTCGATCGACAACGGCCTCAACCCGGCGCCTTCCGACCGGGTAGCGGGAACACCGCCGCCGATCAGCGATGTCCTGCAGCGGCCGGGGTCGGGGACGGTGCAATGCAATGGGCAACAGCCGAATCCCTGCGTCTACGCTCCCAGCGCCCCTCCCCCGGCCGTCTACAGTCCACAAAGCGGTGAACTGGTGGGGCCCGACGGTGTCAAGTACTCCGTCCAAAATTCGACCAAAACGGGCGACGACGGGTGGAAGGACATGCTGGCACCACCCGGCTGAATCCAGGTCGTCACCTTGTTACATGCATTCAATCATCCTCACTGGCAACGCTTTTCGCCCAAATCCCGCACCCCGTTCGGCGGCGCGCCACTGGTCAGCACGCGAAGCGCGTCGTACGAATTCTTCACTAACCTCGGAACGTTGACACTGACCGCACGTACAGTCATATACTTGATACGACCGCGCGAAACGGCCGGAAACGCTCCGAGTGCGCGGTGCAACCGCGGCCGCTGACTTGCAGAGATCGGAGCGCAATGCCGGAAGTGATTGGCCTGGGCCAACTCCGGAGTAACACGTGTGGGTATCTCGAGCGGGTTACCGCCGGGGAGACGATCGATGTCGTCCGGCGCGGCAAGTTGGTGGCACGGATCGTGTCGGTCGGCGACTGGAGAGTGGCTCCGATTCCAGCGGGATCTGTCAAACCCGTTGCACCGGACACCGGTGGATGGGTCGGGCTTGACGAACTGCGAACGCGGGCCGGGCGGTGCTTCGATCGGGTTGCGGCTGGGGAGACGATTTATGTTGTCCGTGGCGGCCGGTTGCTGGCGCGGATCGTGTCGGCCGATGACTCGGGGATAACGGCGATCCCGGCGGACGGTGGTCGGCAAATCGAGCTTGACGAATTGCGAAAGCGCGCGGGGCGTTACTTCGACAGGGTTGCGGCAGGGCAGACGATTGAGGTCATCCGTGGCGGCGAGCTGGTTGCTCGCATTGTGTCAGCCCAGGAACGACGGCCCTTATCAGTGTCTTCA from the Mycobacterium lentiflavum genome contains:
- a CDS encoding virulence factor Mce family protein, producing MRGSTTLRAWSSRGRHRAWQGLALLATAVTLTSCSKWHGIANIPMPGGPGSGPGSYTIYVQMPDTLALNDNSRVRVADVFVGTVRAIELKNWVATLTLRLDKNVKLPKNATAKIGQTSLLGSQHIELTSPPNPSAEPLRDGDTIPLMNSFAYPTTEQTLASLALILRGGGIPNLEVLQNEVYNILNGRAEQIHSFLGKLDTFTARLDEQREDITRAIDSTDRLLAYVSSRSDVLDRVLTEFPPLLKHFADKQKLLVDAVDATGRLSAVADQYLSGSRSDLHSDLLSLQCPLRELGRASPYLIRALKLILVRPFDVDAVPKSFRGDYFNLSLTLDLTLSSVDNAILTGTGFSGGLRALEQSWGRDPETMIPDVRYTPNPNDAPGGPLVERADRQC
- a CDS encoding MCE family protein; translated protein: MLTRFIWRQLIIFTILSVITAIALGWYYLQIPTAAGIGRYTLKADLPASGGLYKTANVTYRGETIGTVTAVEPTETGARVTMSIADSYKIPTDASANVHSVSAVGEQYLDLVSAGNPGTYFAPGQTVTKGSVPTEIGPALDAANRGLAALPKEKIASLLDETAQAVGGLGPALQRLVDATQAIAGDFKTNIGDVDDVIRNSGPIIDSQVDSGDSIQRWSHNLDLLAGQSAENDQQVQSILTHAAPTADQIDAVFNDVRESLPQTLANLEIVLDMLKRYHKGVEQLLVAYPQGAAEGQTVTTPFPGYAALGTSLTINQPPPCLTGFLPASQWRSPADTSLAPMPSGTYCKIPQDAAANAVRGARNLPCVDVPGKRAATPRECRDPKPYVPSGTNPWYGDPNQILTCPAPAARCDQPVKPGQVMPAPSIDNGLNPAPSDRVAGTPPPISDVLQRPGSGTVQCNGQQPNPCVYAPSAPPPAVYSPQSGELVGPDGVKYSVQNSTKTGDDGWKDMLAPPG